The window AGAGCGTATCTTCTTAACTGGCGAGGCTATGAGTGTTGGTATGACGAGCACTAACCAACCGGAGGAACGGGACCTGCTCGACCACGTTCTCCTGCCGGTCGCCCACGAGGAGGACGCGCTGGCGACGGCGCGCGCGCTCGAACCCTATCGACCGGAGCGCGTGACCGCCCTCCACGTCGTCGAGAAGGGCGGCGGCACTCCCGACAAGTCGCCGGTCGAACAGTCCGAGGAGCTCGCGGCCGAGTCGTACGCCGCGGTCCGAACGGTGTTCCCCGACGCCGACGACCACACCGCGTACGCCCGCGACGTCGTGGAAGCCATCTTCGACGCCGTCGACGAGGTCGGCGCGAGCGCCATCGCCTACCGCTCGCGGGACGGCAACCGCCTGCTGCAGTTCCTCTCCGGCGACCTCTCGCTCAAGCTCGTGACGAAGTCGCACGTACCCGTAATCGCGCTCCCGCGCGAGGGATCGACCGAATGAGCGACGAGGAGCTGGCAAAGGACCTCGGCCCCC is drawn from Halorubrum sp. CBA1229 and contains these coding sequences:
- a CDS encoding universal stress protein — translated: MTSTNQPEERDLLDHVLLPVAHEEDALATARALEPYRPERVTALHVVEKGGGTPDKSPVEQSEELAAESYAAVRTVFPDADDHTAYARDVVEAIFDAVDEVGASAIAYRSRDGNRLLQFLSGDLSLKLVTKSHVPVIALPREGSTE